A window of Leclercia adecarboxylata contains these coding sequences:
- the rplI gene encoding 50S ribosomal protein L9 has translation MQVILLDKVANLGSLGDQVNVKAGYARNFLVPQGKAVPATKKNVEFFEARRAELEAKLADVLAAANARAEKINALGTVTIASKSGDEGKLFGSIGTRDIADAVTAAGVDVAKSEVRLPNGVLRTTGEHEVDFQVHSEVFAKLVVNVVAE, from the coding sequence ATGCAAGTTATTCTGCTTGATAAAGTAGCAAACCTGGGCAGCCTGGGTGATCAGGTAAACGTTAAAGCGGGCTACGCTCGTAACTTCCTGGTTCCACAGGGTAAAGCTGTTCCTGCTACCAAGAAAAACGTAGAGTTTTTCGAAGCACGTCGTGCTGAACTGGAAGCCAAACTGGCTGACGTTCTGGCGGCTGCTAACGCTCGCGCTGAGAAAATCAACGCACTGGGCACCGTTACCATCGCGTCTAAATCTGGCGACGAAGGTAAACTGTTCGGTTCCATCGGTACCCGCGACATCGCTGACGCTGTAACTGCAGCTGGCGTTGACGTTGCTAAGAGCGAAGTTCGTCTGCCGAACGGCGTTCTGCGTACTACCGGTGAGCACGAAGTGGACTTCCAGGTTCACAGCGAAGTATTCGCGAAACTGGTTGTTAACGTTGTTGCTGAGTAA
- a CDS encoding L-ribulose-5-phosphate 4-epimerase: MKQLKQQVFEANMDLPRYGLVTFTWGNVSAIDRVRGLVAIKPSGVAYETLRVDDIVVVDLSGNVVEGQWRPSSDTATHLALYRRYPSLGGVVHTHSTHATAWAQAGLAIPALGTTHADYFFGDIPCTRALTEAEVQGEYELNTGKVIIETLGEGEPLHRPGIVVYQHGPFAWGSDAHDAVHNAVVMEEVAKMAWIARGINPHLKPVDSYLMNKHFMRKHGANAYYGQK; the protein is encoded by the coding sequence ATGAAGCAGCTTAAGCAGCAGGTATTTGAGGCAAACATGGATTTGCCGCGTTACGGTCTGGTCACTTTCACCTGGGGCAACGTCAGCGCCATCGATCGCGTGCGTGGGCTGGTGGCGATCAAACCCAGCGGTGTCGCCTACGAGACCCTGCGTGTCGATGACATCGTGGTGGTGGATCTCAGCGGCAACGTGGTAGAGGGGCAATGGCGCCCTTCGTCTGATACCGCAACCCATCTGGCGCTGTACCGGCGTTACCCCTCCCTTGGCGGGGTGGTGCATACCCACTCGACCCATGCGACCGCCTGGGCACAGGCAGGTCTGGCGATCCCCGCGCTCGGCACGACCCATGCTGACTACTTTTTCGGTGATATTCCCTGCACCAGGGCCTTAACCGAAGCAGAAGTGCAGGGGGAGTACGAGCTCAACACCGGCAAGGTGATCATTGAAACGCTGGGTGAGGGTGAACCGCTACACAGGCCGGGGATTGTGGTCTATCAACATGGCCCCTTTGCCTGGGGAAGTGATGCTCACGACGCCGTGCACAATGCCGTAGTCATGGAAGAGGTGGCGAAAATGGCGTGGATAGCCCGCGGCATTAATCCGCACCTGAAGCCTGTCGACAGCTATCTGATGAACAAACATTTCATGCGCAAGCATGGCGCCAATGCTTATTACGGGCAGAAGTAA
- the ulaB gene encoding PTS ascorbate transporter subunit IIB → MTVRILAVCGNGQGSSMIMKMKVDQFLTQSNIDHTVNSCAVGEYKSELNGADIIIASTHIAGEINVTGNKYVVGVRNMLSPADFGPKLLEVIKAHFPQDVK, encoded by the coding sequence ATGACCGTACGTATCCTGGCTGTGTGTGGCAATGGGCAAGGGAGCTCCATGATCATGAAGATGAAAGTGGACCAGTTTTTGACCCAGTCAAACATCGACCACACGGTAAACAGCTGCGCGGTGGGGGAATACAAAAGTGAACTGAACGGCGCGGACATCATCATCGCCTCTACCCATATCGCCGGTGAGATTAACGTGACCGGCAATAAATACGTGGTAGGTGTACGCAACATGCTGTCGCCAGCGGACTTTGGCCCAAAACTGCTGGAAGTGATCAAAGCGCACTTCCCACAAGACGTGAAGTAA
- the ulaC gene encoding PTS ascorbate transporter subunit IIA, with protein sequence MKLRDSLAENDAILLQAEASTWQEAVKLGVDLLVKADVVEPRYYQAILDGVEQFGPYFVIAPGLAMPHGRPEEGVKKTGFALVTLKTPLVFNHEDNDPVDILITMAAVDANTHQEVGIMQIVNLFDDEANFDRLRACRTAQEVLDLIDNATAATV encoded by the coding sequence ATGAAACTACGTGATTCGCTGGCAGAGAATGACGCCATTCTTTTACAGGCCGAGGCCAGCACCTGGCAGGAGGCGGTCAAGCTGGGCGTCGATCTGCTGGTTAAGGCTGATGTGGTTGAGCCGCGCTATTACCAGGCCATTCTTGATGGCGTGGAGCAGTTCGGGCCGTACTTTGTCATTGCGCCGGGGCTGGCCATGCCTCATGGCCGCCCGGAAGAGGGCGTCAAAAAAACCGGTTTCGCGCTGGTCACCCTGAAAACGCCGCTGGTGTTTAACCACGAGGATAACGACCCGGTCGACATCCTGATCACCATGGCGGCCGTTGATGCCAACACCCACCAGGAAGTGGGCATTATGCAGATCGTCAATCTGTTTGATGATGAAGCCAATTTCGACCGTTTACGCGCCTGCCGCACCGCGCAGGAAGTGCTGGATTTAATCGACAACGCCACAGCGGCGACAGTTTAA
- a CDS encoding DMT family transporter — translation MDTALPAPLFSRKNIVFASATLCCLLWGSSYPAIKSGYELFQIAANDIPSKVVFAGYRFVFAGLLLLLFALAQRKPIGRLSPRQFGQLTVLGLTQTAIQYTFFYIGLAYTTGAKGSIMNATATFFSVMLAHFIYQNDRISYNKALGCILGFAGVMIVNFNSGLQDFHFVWNGDGFVVLAAFILSAATLYGKRISQTVDPMVMTGWQLAIGGVMLVVGGYITGGTLAVPSVKAAAILGYLTLLSSVAFALWSLLLKHNRVSMIAPFNFLVPVAGTVLSAIFLGENILEIKYAVALVLVCSGIWWVNKESGKQAR, via the coding sequence ATGGACACCGCTCTGCCTGCACCGCTTTTCTCTCGTAAAAACATCGTCTTCGCCAGCGCGACGCTGTGCTGCCTGTTATGGGGTAGCTCTTATCCCGCAATCAAGAGTGGCTACGAACTCTTTCAGATCGCCGCTAACGACATTCCATCAAAAGTGGTGTTTGCCGGTTATCGCTTTGTTTTTGCAGGCCTGCTGTTGCTGCTGTTTGCCCTGGCTCAACGCAAGCCAATTGGTCGCCTCAGCCCGCGACAGTTTGGGCAGCTGACGGTTCTTGGCCTGACGCAGACGGCCATTCAGTACACCTTCTTTTATATCGGCCTTGCCTACACCACGGGTGCTAAAGGCTCGATCATGAACGCGACCGCCACCTTCTTCAGCGTTATGCTGGCTCACTTCATCTATCAGAACGACAGGATCAGCTACAACAAGGCCCTCGGTTGTATCCTCGGTTTTGCCGGGGTGATGATCGTGAACTTTAACAGCGGCTTGCAGGACTTCCACTTTGTCTGGAACGGGGACGGTTTTGTGGTGCTGGCGGCGTTTATCCTCTCTGCCGCCACGCTCTACGGTAAGCGTATTTCTCAGACGGTGGACCCGATGGTGATGACCGGCTGGCAGCTGGCGATAGGCGGGGTGATGCTGGTGGTGGGGGGCTATATCACGGGCGGGACGCTGGCAGTCCCCAGCGTTAAGGCGGCAGCTATCCTGGGTTATCTGACCCTGCTCTCCTCGGTGGCGTTTGCCCTGTGGAGTTTGCTGCTGAAACACAACCGCGTCAGCATGATCGCCCCGTTCAACTTTTTAGTGCCGGTCGCCGGAACGGTACTCTCTGCCATTTTCCTGGGGGAGAACATCCTGGAGATCAAATATGCCGTGGCGCTGGTGCTGGTCTGCTCAGGGATCTGGTGGGTCAATAAAGAGAGTGGAAAACAGGCCCGGTAA
- the rpsR gene encoding 30S ribosomal protein S18, producing MARYFRRRKFCRFTAEGVQEIDYKDIATLKNYITESGKIVPSRITGTRAKYQRQLARAIKRARYLSLLPYTDRHQ from the coding sequence ATGGCACGTTATTTCCGTCGTCGCAAGTTCTGCCGTTTCACCGCGGAAGGCGTTCAAGAGATCGACTATAAAGATATCGCAACGCTGAAAAACTACATCACCGAAAGCGGTAAGATTGTCCCAAGCCGTATCACCGGTACTCGTGCAAAATACCAGCGTCAGCTGGCTCGCGCTATCAAACGCGCTCGCTACCTGTCTCTGCTGCCGTACACTGATCGTCATCAGTAA
- the rpsF gene encoding 30S ribosomal protein S6 — translation MRHYEIVFMVHPDQSEQVPGMIERYTGAITAAEGTIHRLEDWGRRQLAYPINKLHKAHYVLLNVEAPQEAIDELETNFRFNDAVIRSMVMRTKNAVTEASPMVKAKDERRERRDDFANETADDSDAGDSEE, via the coding sequence ATGCGTCATTACGAAATCGTTTTTATGGTCCATCCTGACCAGAGCGAACAGGTTCCGGGTATGATCGAGCGCTACACTGGTGCAATTACTGCAGCAGAAGGCACGATCCACCGTCTGGAAGACTGGGGCCGTCGTCAGCTGGCTTATCCGATCAACAAACTGCACAAAGCTCACTACGTTCTGCTGAACGTTGAAGCTCCGCAGGAAGCGATCGATGAGCTGGAAACTAACTTCCGCTTCAACGATGCCGTTATCCGCAGCATGGTTATGCGTACCAAAAACGCAGTGACCGAAGCATCTCCGATGGTTAAAGCGAAAGACGAGCGCCGTGAGCGTCGCGATGATTTCGCAAACGAAACCGCAGATGATTCTGATGCTGGGGATTCTGAAGAGTAA
- a CDS encoding L-ribulose-5-phosphate 3-epimerase, giving the protein MLSKQVPLGIYEKALPSGECWLERLKLAQSLGFDFIEMSVDETDERLARLDWSREQRLALVNAVADTGVRVPSMCLSAHRRFPLGSEDDAVRAQGLEIMRKAIRFAQDVGIRVIQLAGYDVYYQEANDETRRRFRDGLKESVEMASRAQVTLAMEIMDYPLMNSISKALGYAHYLNNPWFQLYPDIGNLSAWDNDVQMELQAGIGHIVAVHVKDTRPGVFKNVPFGSGIVDFERCFRTLKQSGYCGPYLIEMWSETSDDPVREVAQARDWVLERMARAGLGEDHHEAA; this is encoded by the coding sequence ATGTTAAGCAAACAGGTGCCGCTTGGCATTTATGAAAAGGCGCTCCCCTCGGGGGAGTGCTGGCTCGAACGGCTGAAACTGGCGCAGTCGCTGGGATTCGATTTCATCGAAATGTCGGTGGATGAGACGGACGAACGCCTCGCCCGCCTCGACTGGAGCCGCGAACAGCGCCTGGCTCTGGTGAACGCCGTCGCCGACACCGGCGTGCGTGTGCCCTCGATGTGCCTGAGCGCCCACCGCCGCTTTCCACTCGGCAGTGAAGATGACGCCGTGCGGGCGCAGGGGCTTGAGATCATGCGTAAAGCGATTCGCTTTGCCCAGGATGTGGGGATCCGCGTCATCCAGCTGGCCGGTTATGACGTTTACTACCAGGAAGCCAATGACGAAACGCGGCGTCGTTTCCGTGATGGGCTGAAAGAGAGCGTTGAGATGGCCAGCCGTGCGCAGGTCACGCTGGCGATGGAAATCATGGATTACCCGCTGATGAACTCTATCAGCAAGGCGCTGGGGTATGCCCACTATCTGAATAATCCGTGGTTCCAGCTCTATCCCGATATCGGCAATCTTTCGGCGTGGGATAACGATGTGCAGATGGAACTGCAGGCGGGCATCGGCCATATCGTGGCGGTCCATGTGAAAGATACCCGTCCGGGCGTCTTTAAAAACGTGCCGTTTGGCAGCGGGATAGTCGATTTTGAACGCTGCTTCCGGACGCTAAAACAGAGCGGCTATTGTGGGCCTTATCTGATCGAGATGTGGAGCGAAACCTCAGACGATCCGGTTCGCGAAGTGGCGCAGGCGCGCGACTGGGTGCTGGAACGTATGGCGCGAGCCGGGCTCGGAGAGGATCATCATGAAGCAGCTTAA
- a CDS encoding 3-keto-L-gulonate-6-phosphate decarboxylase UlaD — MSLPMLQVALDNQTLAHAYETTRLIAEEVDIIEVGTILCVGEGVRAVRDLKALYPHKIVLADAKIADAGKILSRMCFEANADWVTVICCADINTAKGALEVAKEFNGDVQIELTGFWTWEQAEEWRAAGIQQVVYHRSRDAQAAGVAWGEADISAVKRLADMGFKVTVTGGLALEDLPLFAGIPIHVFIAGRSIRDAASPVEAARQFKRSIAQLWR, encoded by the coding sequence ATGTCATTACCTATGTTGCAGGTTGCCCTGGATAACCAGACTCTGGCCCACGCTTACGAAACGACGCGTCTCATCGCCGAAGAGGTGGACATCATTGAAGTGGGCACCATCCTGTGTGTCGGCGAGGGGGTGCGCGCCGTCCGCGACCTGAAAGCCCTCTATCCGCATAAAATTGTGCTGGCCGACGCCAAAATTGCCGATGCGGGCAAAATTCTGTCGCGGATGTGCTTCGAAGCTAACGCGGACTGGGTCACGGTGATCTGCTGCGCGGATATCAACACCGCCAAAGGCGCGCTGGAAGTGGCAAAAGAGTTTAACGGCGACGTGCAGATCGAACTCACCGGCTTCTGGACCTGGGAGCAGGCTGAGGAGTGGCGCGCCGCAGGCATTCAGCAGGTTGTCTATCACCGCAGCCGCGATGCACAGGCCGCGGGCGTCGCCTGGGGCGAGGCGGATATCAGCGCCGTTAAGCGCCTGGCGGATATGGGCTTTAAGGTCACGGTTACCGGCGGGCTGGCACTGGAGGATTTACCGCTGTTCGCCGGTATTCCGATTCACGTCTTTATTGCCGGTCGCAGCATTCGCGATGCCGCCTCGCCGGTGGAAGCCGCGCGACAGTTTAAACGTTCCATCGCCCAGCTGTGGCGATAA
- the priB gene encoding primosomal replication protein N: MTNRLVLSGTVCRTPLRKVSPSGIPHCQFVLEHRSVQEEAGFHRQAWCQMPVIISGHENQAITHSITVGSAVTVQGFISCHKAKNGLSKLVLHAEQIDLIDSGD, from the coding sequence ATGACCAACCGTCTGGTGTTGTCCGGTACCGTGTGCAGGACCCCACTTCGCAAGGTCAGCCCATCAGGAATTCCTCACTGCCAGTTCGTGCTTGAGCATCGTTCAGTGCAGGAGGAAGCCGGGTTTCACCGGCAGGCGTGGTGCCAAATGCCCGTTATTATTAGCGGACACGAAAACCAGGCCATTACTCACAGTATAACGGTCGGTAGCGCAGTAACGGTTCAGGGGTTCATCTCTTGCCACAAGGCAAAGAACGGCCTGAGCAAACTTGTTCTGCATGCCGAGCAGATTGATTTGATAGATTCTGGAGACTAG
- the yjfY gene encoding DUF1471 family protein YjfY, producing MKKITFALLAALLLSANATAAIQVDGRQARNMDDVQSLGVIYINHNFATESEATEAIHAEADARDARYYHVMLTREPGSNGNMHVSADIYR from the coding sequence ATGAAAAAAATCACTTTTGCCCTTCTGGCTGCGCTTTTGCTGAGTGCAAACGCGACTGCAGCCATTCAGGTTGACGGCCGACAGGCCAGAAATATGGATGATGTGCAAAGTCTGGGCGTCATTTATATCAACCATAATTTCGCCACGGAAAGTGAAGCGACTGAAGCTATTCATGCAGAAGCCGATGCGCGGGATGCCCGCTACTATCACGTCATGCTCACCCGTGAACCGGGCAGCAACGGCAATATGCACGTCAGCGCAGATATCTATCGGTAA
- a CDS encoding OapA family protein, with translation MPGPFELKPTLTKIWHAPDNFRIMDPLPPLHRRGIIIGALMVIVGFLLPGADDSTTAPVRRDAELDFRSQTQPQPDAQPMQTQLVAPSNDPDQVAPVEPEPIQEDQPQEQAAAPAQSQQTPPGIEQQWRTYRVEPGKTLAQLFRDHNLPPTDVYAMAQVEGAGKPLSNLQNGQMVQIRQNASGVVTGLTIDIGNGQQVLFTRQSDGSFIRAK, from the coding sequence ATGCCCGGGCCATTTGAACTAAAACCTACCCTGACGAAAATCTGGCATGCGCCAGACAACTTTCGCATCATGGACCCGCTGCCGCCCCTGCACCGCAGAGGCATTATTATTGGTGCGCTGATGGTGATTGTCGGTTTTCTGCTGCCAGGGGCAGACGACAGCACGACGGCGCCGGTTCGCCGCGATGCCGAACTGGATTTCCGTTCGCAGACGCAACCGCAGCCTGATGCACAGCCGATGCAGACGCAGCTGGTGGCACCCTCTAACGATCCCGACCAGGTCGCTCCTGTTGAGCCGGAGCCGATTCAGGAGGATCAACCTCAGGAGCAGGCCGCCGCGCCTGCCCAGTCCCAGCAGACCCCTCCCGGTATTGAGCAGCAGTGGCGGACCTATCGGGTAGAGCCGGGGAAAACGCTGGCGCAGCTGTTCCGCGATCATAACCTGCCGCCGACTGATGTTTATGCAATGGCGCAGGTTGAAGGGGCGGGCAAGCCGTTGAGCAACCTGCAAAACGGCCAGATGGTGCAGATCCGCCAGAATGCGAGCGGCGTGGTAACAGGGCTGACCATTGACATCGGCAATGGCCAGCAGGTGCTGTTTACCCGTCAGTCTGACGGCAGCTTTATCCGCGCCAAATAG